A stretch of Comamonadaceae bacterium M7527 DNA encodes these proteins:
- the tal gene encoding transaldolase yields MNQLDALKQYTTVVADTGDFAQLAAFAPQDATTNPSLILKAVQMPAYQPLLAEVAASVKAKGITDKQQAGEAVMDALLVRFGCEILKHVPGRVSTEVDARLSFDTAATVAKGRQLVALYNAQGIDNKRLLIKVASTWEGIQAAAQLEATGIKTNLTLLFSFAQAVACANAGVQLISPFVGRIYDWYKKQAGAAWDEAAMAGVNDPGVASVTRIYRYYKRHGIATEVMGASFRNVGQIKALAGCDLLTISPDLLTQLQASEEALPRLLDPADQASADDLLQLNEATFRLMHNEDAMASDKLSEGIRAFVKDTHTLEALIAPLV; encoded by the coding sequence ATGAACCAACTAGACGCATTAAAGCAATACACCACCGTGGTCGCTGACACGGGTGACTTTGCACAATTGGCTGCTTTTGCACCACAAGATGCCACCACCAATCCGTCGTTGATTCTCAAAGCGGTGCAAATGCCTGCCTACCAGCCATTGCTGGCCGAGGTGGCCGCCAGCGTGAAGGCCAAGGGCATCACCGACAAGCAACAGGCAGGTGAGGCGGTGATGGACGCTTTGCTGGTGCGCTTTGGTTGCGAAATTTTGAAGCATGTGCCGGGGCGTGTGTCTACAGAGGTGGATGCGCGTTTGAGTTTTGACACGGCCGCTACAGTGGCCAAAGGCCGTCAGCTGGTTGCCTTGTACAACGCACAAGGCATAGACAACAAACGCTTGCTGATTAAAGTGGCTTCAACCTGGGAAGGCATTCAGGCTGCAGCCCAGCTGGAGGCCACAGGCATTAAAACCAACCTCACCTTGTTGTTTTCATTTGCGCAAGCCGTTGCCTGTGCCAATGCTGGTGTACAGCTGATTTCGCCGTTTGTGGGGCGTATTTACGACTGGTACAAGAAACAGGCGGGTGCGGCTTGGGACGAAGCCGCTATGGCCGGTGTCAACGACCCGGGTGTGGCCTCTGTAACCCGTATTTACCGCTACTACAAGCGCCATGGCATTGCCACCGAGGTCATGGGCGCCAGCTTTAGAAACGTGGGACAAATCAAAGCCCTGGCGGGGTGTGACCTGCTCACCATCAGCCCAGACCTGCTGACCCAGCTGCAAGCCAGCGAAGAAGCCTTGCCGCGTTTGCTAGACCCGGCCGATCAGGCCAGTGCCGATGATTTGTTGCAGCTCAACGAAGCGACCTTCCGCTTGATGCACAACGAAGACGCCATGGCCTCAGACAAGTTGAGCGAGGGTATCAGGGCTTTTGTAAAAGACACCCACACGCTAGAGGCTTTGATTGCGCCGTTGGTGTAA
- a CDS encoding citrate synthase encodes MNLSDNKATMSFSNGSPSIELPVYTGSVGPDVIDIRKLYGQTGMFTYDPGFLSTASCQSAITYIDGDKGELRYRGYPIEQLATQCDYLDTCHLLLNGELPNAQQKKDFDRLVTSHTMVNDQMQFFLRGFRRDAHPMAVLTGLVGGLSAFYHDSTDITNPEHRHIAAIRLIAKMPTLVAMAYKYKIGQPYIYPKNSLSYAGNFLHMMFATPCEEYKVSPVLERALDRIFILHADHEQNASTSTVRLCGSSGTNPFAAIAAGVACLWGPAHGGANEACLNMLEDIQRMGGLEKVGEFMEQVKDKNSGVRLMGFGHRVYKNYDPRAKLMQETCKEVLEELGLENDPLFKLAMAVEKIALEDDYFVQRKLYPNVDFYSGIVQRAIGIPVNLFTGIFALARTSGWIAQLNEMIGDPEYKIGRPRQLFTGSEVRNVMPLDKR; translated from the coding sequence ATGAATTTATCTGACAACAAAGCCACGATGTCATTCAGCAACGGCAGCCCCAGCATTGAGCTGCCTGTTTATACCGGCTCCGTTGGCCCAGACGTCATTGACATTCGCAAGTTGTATGGGCAAACAGGCATGTTCACCTACGACCCCGGTTTCCTGTCCACCGCTTCATGCCAGTCCGCCATCACCTACATCGACGGCGACAAAGGCGAGCTGCGTTACCGCGGCTACCCCATTGAGCAGCTGGCCACGCAGTGTGACTACCTGGACACATGCCACCTGTTGCTCAACGGCGAGCTGCCCAACGCGCAACAGAAAAAAGATTTCGACCGCCTGGTCACCAGCCACACCATGGTGAACGACCAGATGCAGTTTTTCCTGCGCGGTTTCCGCCGTGACGCCCACCCCATGGCCGTGCTAACCGGCCTGGTGGGCGGCTTGTCAGCCTTCTACCACGACAGCACCGACATCACCAACCCTGAGCACCGCCACATTGCGGCTATTCGCCTGATCGCCAAGATGCCAACCCTGGTGGCTATGGCCTACAAATACAAAATTGGCCAGCCTTACATCTACCCCAAGAACTCACTGAGCTACGCCGGTAACTTCTTGCACATGATGTTTGCCACGCCATGCGAAGAGTACAAAGTCAGCCCCGTGCTGGAGCGTGCGCTTGACCGCATTTTCATCCTGCATGCTGACCACGAGCAAAACGCTTCCACCTCTACGGTGCGTTTGTGTGGCTCGTCTGGCACCAACCCATTCGCAGCCATTGCTGCTGGCGTGGCGTGTTTGTGGGGCCCTGCACATGGCGGCGCCAACGAAGCATGCTTGAACATGCTGGAAGACATTCAGCGCATGGGCGGCCTGGAAAAAGTAGGCGAATTCATGGAGCAAGTCAAAGACAAAAACTCAGGCGTGCGCTTGATGGGCTTTGGCCACCGCGTGTACAAAAACTACGACCCGCGCGCCAAACTGATGCAGGAAACCTGCAAAGAAGTGCTGGAAGAACTGGGCCTGGAAAACGACCCCTTGTTCAAGCTCGCCATGGCGGTTGAGAAAATTGCCTTGGAAGACGACTACTTTGTGCAGCGCAAGTTGTACCCCAACGTTGACTTCTACTCAGGCATCGTGCAGCGCGCCATTGGTATTCCAGTAAACCTGTTCACGGGCATCTTTGCCTTGGCCCGCACCTCTGGCTGGATTGCGCAGCTCAACGAAATGATTGGCGACCCCGAATACAAAATCGGCCGTCCACGTCAGTTGTTCACCGGCTCAGAAGTTCGCAACGTTATGCCATTGGACAAACGTTGA
- a CDS encoding succinate dehydrogenase assembly factor 2 yields the protein MSKLKWRCRRGLLENDLFIERFFKTYQAGFTVSQAQAMNALMDLSDNDLLDLLLVRKEPEGELATAAVTDLLKLIRAKPQTA from the coding sequence ATGAGCAAGCTCAAGTGGCGTTGCAGGCGTGGCCTGCTGGAAAACGACTTGTTCATTGAGCGCTTTTTCAAAACTTACCAGGCGGGCTTCACTGTCAGCCAGGCACAAGCGATGAATGCCTTAATGGACTTGTCTGACAACGACTTGCTAGACCTGCTATTGGTGCGCAAAGAGCCTGAGGGTGAGCTGGCCACCGCCGCCGTGACCGACTTGCTCAAGCTCATCAGAGCCAAACCCCAAACGGCGTAG
- a CDS encoding co-chaperone GroES: protein MKLRPLADRVIVKRVENETKTASGILIPDNAAEKPDQGEVLAVGPGKKNDKGELSAMSVAVGDKVLFGKYSGQTVKVDGEELLVMKEDDLFAVVQA from the coding sequence ATGAAACTACGTCCTTTAGCCGATCGCGTGATCGTTAAGCGTGTTGAAAACGAAACCAAGACTGCCTCTGGCATCTTGATTCCTGATAACGCGGCCGAAAAGCCCGACCAAGGTGAAGTACTGGCTGTAGGCCCAGGCAAAAAGAACGACAAGGGCGAGCTATCAGCCATGTCAGTTGCCGTAGGCGACAAAGTATTGTTCGGCAAGTACAGCGGCCAAACCGTCAAGGTTGACGGCGAAGAGCTGTTGGTCATGAAAGAAGACGACTTGTTTGCAGTGGTACAGGCCTAA
- a CDS encoding succinate dehydrogenase iron-sulfur subunit — MATRTFKIYRYDPEKDAKPYMQTIDVELDGSERMLLDALMKLKAQDPTISFRRSCREGVCGSDAMNINGKNGLACLTNLLTLPQTIVLKPLPGLPVVRDLIVDMTLFFKQYNSIKPYLINDTQIPDKERLQSPEERDELNGLYECILCASCSTSCPSFWWNPDKFVGPAGLLQAYRFIADSRDQATAERLDNLEDPYRLFRCHTIMNCVDVCPKGLNPTKAIGKIKEMMVLRAV; from the coding sequence ATGGCTACCCGTACATTCAAAATTTACCGCTACGACCCCGAAAAGGACGCCAAGCCCTACATGCAGACCATAGACGTTGAACTCGACGGCTCTGAGCGCATGTTGCTTGACGCACTGATGAAACTCAAGGCGCAAGACCCCACCATCTCCTTCCGCCGCTCTTGCCGCGAAGGCGTGTGCGGCTCTGACGCCATGAACATCAACGGCAAAAACGGTTTGGCTTGTCTGACCAACTTGCTCACACTGCCACAAACCATTGTGCTGAAGCCCCTGCCAGGCTTGCCAGTGGTGCGCGACTTGATTGTTGACATGACCTTGTTCTTCAAGCAGTACAACTCCATCAAGCCCTACCTCATCAACGACACGCAAATTCCAGACAAGGAGCGTTTACAGTCGCCTGAAGAGCGCGACGAGTTGAACGGTTTGTACGAATGTATTTTGTGCGCCAGCTGCTCAACAAGCTGCCCCAGCTTTTGGTGGAACCCAGACAAGTTCGTAGGCCCCGCAGGTTTGTTGCAGGCCTACCGCTTTATTGCAGACAGCCGCGACCAGGCCACTGCCGAGCGCCTGGACAACCTGGAAGACCCCTACCGTTTGTTCCGTTGTCACACCATCATGAACTGTGTTGATGTATGCCCCAAGGGTTTGAACCCTACCAAGGCCATCGGCAAGATCAAAGAAATGATGGTGCTGCGCGCGGTTTAA
- a CDS encoding polymer-forming cytoskeletal protein, which yields MSINRNNLALCSLVGRNLTINGDMWVDDFGLRIDGHVVGNVNAEHGLVMVGAGGSVMGSIRAARIIVAGKVVGNLIASDIVECSATAQVQGHAHSAGLLIHAGAIVRGTMAAIDAKPSIALAQASANDDKHEAVRQRAVG from the coding sequence ATGTCTATCAACCGAAACAATCTGGCGTTGTGCTCATTGGTAGGCCGCAACCTCACCATCAACGGCGATATGTGGGTAGACGATTTTGGCTTGCGCATTGACGGTCATGTTGTGGGCAACGTCAACGCAGAGCATGGTTTGGTCATGGTAGGCGCAGGTGGCAGTGTCATGGGTAGCATTCGCGCTGCACGCATCATCGTGGCTGGCAAGGTTGTGGGCAATCTCATTGCCAGTGACATCGTTGAATGCAGCGCAACCGCACAAGTGCAGGGTCACGCGCATTCAGCAGGCCTCTTAATCCACGCTGGTGCCATTGTGCGCGGCACCATGGCGGCTATAGACGCCAAGCCATCCATTGCGCTGGCGCAGGCCTCGGCAAACGACGACAAGCATGAGGCCGTGCGGCAGCGCGCGGTTGGTTAA
- the groL gene encoding chaperonin GroEL (60 kDa chaperone family; promotes refolding of misfolded polypeptides especially under stressful conditions; forms two stacked rings of heptamers to form a barrel-shaped 14mer; ends can be capped by GroES; misfolded proteins enter the barrel where they are refolded when GroES binds), whose translation MAAKDVIFGGEARARMVEGVNILANAVKVTLGPKGRNVVLERSFGAPTVTKDGVSVAKEIELKDKLQNMGAQMVKEVASRTSDNAGDGTTTATVLTQSIVREGMKYVAAGMNPMDLKRGIDKAVARLIEELKKTSKATTTNKEIAQVGTISANSDESIGQIIAEAMDKVGKEGVITVEDGKSLQNELDVVEGMQFDRGYLSPYFVNSPEKQSAILEDPYILLCDKKISNIRDLLPTLEQVAKSSRPLLIIAEDVDGEALATLVVNTIRGILKVVAVKAPGFGDRRKAMLEDIAILTGGKVIAEEVGLTLEKVTLADLGQAKRVEVGKEHTIIIDGAGDAGDIEARVKQVRIQIEEASSDYDREKLQERVAKLAGGVAVIKVGAATEVEMKEKKARVEDALHATRAAVEEGVVSGGGVALLRARQNAGEIKGDNADQDAGIKLVLKAIEAPLREIVANAGGEPSVVINNVMGGKGNYGFNAANDTYGDMIEMGILDPTKVTRTALQNAASVASLMLTTECMVSESPKDDGPAMGGGDMGGMGGMGGMGGMGM comes from the coding sequence ATGGCAGCAAAAGACGTCATATTCGGCGGCGAAGCCCGCGCACGCATGGTTGAAGGCGTGAACATTTTGGCCAATGCGGTCAAAGTGACATTGGGCCCAAAGGGCCGCAATGTGGTGTTGGAGCGCTCATTCGGCGCCCCTACCGTGACCAAAGACGGCGTGTCCGTGGCTAAAGAGATTGAACTCAAAGACAAGCTGCAAAACATGGGTGCACAGATGGTGAAAGAAGTTGCCTCACGCACCAGCGACAACGCTGGCGACGGCACCACCACTGCAACCGTGTTGACACAATCTATCGTGCGTGAAGGCATGAAGTACGTTGCAGCCGGTATGAACCCCATGGACTTGAAGCGCGGTATCGACAAAGCGGTAGCCCGCCTGATCGAAGAGCTGAAAAAGACCAGCAAGGCCACGACCACCAACAAGGAAATCGCTCAAGTCGGCACCATTTCTGCCAACTCTGACGAGTCTATCGGTCAGATCATTGCTGAAGCCATGGACAAAGTGGGCAAGGAAGGCGTGATCACCGTTGAAGACGGCAAGTCACTGCAAAACGAGCTGGACGTTGTTGAAGGCATGCAGTTTGACCGTGGCTACCTGTCACCCTACTTTGTCAACAGCCCAGAGAAGCAGTCTGCGATTTTGGAAGATCCGTACATCCTGTTGTGCGACAAAAAGATCTCCAACATCCGTGACCTGTTGCCTACATTGGAGCAAGTTGCCAAGTCAAGCCGCCCACTGCTGATCATCGCTGAAGATGTAGATGGCGAAGCATTGGCGACATTGGTGGTGAACACCATTCGCGGCATTTTGAAGGTTGTAGCTGTCAAGGCTCCAGGCTTTGGTGACCGTCGCAAGGCCATGCTGGAAGACATCGCCATTTTGACTGGCGGCAAGGTGATTGCTGAAGAAGTTGGCCTGACACTTGAGAAAGTGACTTTGGCCGACTTGGGTCAAGCCAAGCGCGTTGAAGTGGGCAAAGAGCACACCATCATCATCGACGGTGCAGGCGACGCAGGCGACATCGAAGCCCGCGTGAAGCAAGTGCGCATCCAGATCGAAGAAGCCTCTAGCGACTACGACCGTGAAAAGCTGCAAGAGCGCGTGGCCAAGCTGGCCGGCGGTGTTGCCGTGATCAAGGTTGGCGCAGCTACCGAAGTCGAAATGAAGGAAAAGAAAGCCCGCGTTGAAGACGCGTTGCACGCCACGCGCGCAGCTGTTGAAGAAGGTGTGGTTTCTGGCGGTGGCGTGGCATTGTTGCGCGCTCGTCAAAACGCTGGCGAAATCAAGGGCGACAACGCTGACCAAGACGCTGGTATCAAGCTGGTGCTCAAGGCCATCGAAGCGCCTTTGCGTGAAATCGTAGCCAACGCTGGTGGCGAGCCTTCAGTTGTGATCAACAACGTGATGGGCGGCAAGGGTAACTACGGCTTCAACGCAGCCAACGATACCTACGGCGACATGATCGAAATGGGTATTTTGGACCCAACGAAAGTGACACGTACTGCCTTGCAAAACGCTGCATCAGTGGCCTCTTTGATGTTGACCACCGAGTGCATGGTGTCCGAGTCTCCTAAAGACGACGGTCCAGCCATGGGCGGCGGCGACATGGGTGGCATGGGCGGCATGGGTGGTATGGGCGGCATGGGCATGTAA